The bacterium genome contains the following window.
GCGGGAGTGGGTGGAGCGGACCGCCGAGGCGGAAGGGTACCGCTACGTTCATTCGGCGAACGAGCCGCTGCTGATCGCCGGCGTCGGGACGCTGAGCCTGGAGGTGATGGAGGACCTGCCGGACGCCGACGTCATCATCGCGCCGGTCGGGGCCGGCAGCGGCGCCTGCGGGCACTGCATCACCGCCAAGACGCTGTCCTCGCGGGTCCGCGTCGTCGGCGTCCAGGCCGAGGGCGCGCCGCCCGTTTACCGGACGCTCAAGGAGGGGCGGATGGTCTCGCTTAACCGGATGGAGACGTTCGCGGAGGGCATCGCGACGCGCGTGCCGTTCGCGCTGCCGGTGACGATCATGAGCCGCCTGCTCGACGAGATCGTGCTGGTGAGCGACGAGGACCTGCGCCGGGCGATCGTGCTGCTCGGCGAGGCGGTCCGGCAGACCGCGGAGGGGGCCGGTGCGGCCTCGACCGCCGCGGCGCTCCGCCTGGGCGAGCGGCTGCGCGGCAACACGGTCGTGCTGATCCTGAGCGGCGGCAACGTCCCGGTCGAGCAGTTGAGCGAGTTCTACGCGGACCGCGATCGCATCGCCGGGGTCGCCGCGATGCTTCGGGGAAGGGGTGGGGTGGCGTGACGCACCGCGAGCGAATCGACGCGGCGATCGCCGGCAAGCGGCCGGATAAGGTGCCGGCGGCGCTGTGGCGGCATTTTCCCGAGCACGACCAGAAGGCCGAGCGGCTCGCCGAGGCGCACATCGCGTTCTACCGCGCTTACGAGCCTGATCTCCTGAAGGTCACCCCGTCGAGCGGCTATTACGGCGACGACTGGGGCCTGCGGGCCGGCTACAAGGCGAACCGCGAGGGCACGCGGTCGATCAGCGACCGGCCGATCAAGAAGGCCGCGGACTGGGCGAAGCTGCGGCGTCTCGACACGAGCCACGGCGTCTACGGCCGCGAGGCGCACGCGATCCGCCTCGTCGCCGACGCCGTCGGCGCGGAGGTGCCCGTGCTCGAGACCGTGTTCAGCCCACTCAGCATCGCCCGCACGATCGCCGGAGAGCAGGCGACGGTCCGCTATCTGCGCGAGAACCCCG
Protein-coding sequences here:
- a CDS encoding threonine/serine dehydratase; its protein translation is MAGTPLDGLWTGPIPTIEDVLAARRIVAPHLYRTPLVHAPALDRILGARVYVKCENTLPTGAFKVRGGINLVSRLTPEERRRGVITASTGNHGQSIAYAARLFGVPAIIGAPEGANPLKVAAMRALGAEVVLRGRDFDESREWVERTAEAEGYRYVHSANEPLLIAGVGTLSLEVMEDLPDADVIIAPVGAGSGACGHCITAKTLSSRVRVVGVQAEGAPPVYRTLKEGRMVSLNRMETFAEGIATRVPFALPVTIMSRLLDEIVLVSDEDLRRAIVLLGEAVRQTAEGAGAASTAAALRLGERLRGNTVVLILSGGNVPVEQLSEFYADRDRIAGVAAMLRGRGGVA